Proteins encoded together in one Chitinophaga sp. LS1 window:
- a CDS encoding site-specific integrase, which translates to MTKVYRSYGALTKAASGYLKDIGRSESTISMYNWIWGRIKKYMDINKIVHCSSTTVADYINATYGLRPIPSLTHHEKHSLRCALCLIQFAETGRMIEVIRRRECVVLSGEIGNEIAAYVESKRKLRLNVKTLHSYSYYLYQFLKYLNASEIHACNTISSLALMKYTSNLLPEAAGAKHLALSIIKGFLRYLYEQNKTARDFSVIVPKDNYKKQPKLPSTYTKDEVRTILNSIDRSTALGKRDYALLILAVRLGMRASDISRLKFENIRWTENSISFNQFKTNEKVVLPLTTDVGETLIDYIKYARPTSNDAHVFLEKQFPVIPISAKRVSLTASRNITKSGVFIGERKHGSHALRHTMASFLLEQKTPLPVISELLGHASTQTSMCYLRIDMESLRQCAMEVPVVSEAFYTQKGGAFYE; encoded by the coding sequence ATGACTAAAGTTTACCGCTCTTATGGAGCTTTAACAAAGGCGGCTTCTGGATATCTTAAAGACATAGGTAGAAGCGAATCTACTATATCTATGTATAACTGGATCTGGGGGAGGATTAAAAAGTACATGGATATTAACAAGATTGTTCATTGTTCCTCAACAACAGTCGCCGATTATATCAACGCCACCTATGGTTTGCGGCCAATACCATCATTAACGCATCACGAAAAGCATTCCCTGCGGTGCGCCTTATGTTTAATACAATTTGCAGAGACAGGCAGGATGATTGAAGTGATACGTCGCAGGGAATGTGTAGTACTTTCTGGAGAAATTGGTAATGAAATTGCAGCTTATGTCGAATCCAAAAGAAAATTGAGGTTGAATGTCAAAACATTGCACAGTTACTCCTATTATCTATACCAGTTTTTAAAGTACTTAAATGCAAGTGAAATACACGCCTGCAATACAATATCTTCACTCGCCCTGATGAAGTACACGTCAAACTTACTGCCTGAAGCTGCGGGAGCTAAACATCTTGCCTTGTCCATAATCAAAGGTTTTTTGAGATATCTGTATGAACAAAATAAGACAGCCAGAGACTTTTCTGTAATTGTTCCTAAAGACAATTATAAAAAGCAACCAAAGCTGCCATCGACCTATACAAAAGACGAAGTACGTACGATATTAAACTCTATCGATAGAAGCACCGCTTTGGGAAAGAGAGATTATGCTCTGCTAATCCTGGCAGTACGCTTGGGAATGCGAGCTTCTGACATTAGCCGGCTTAAGTTTGAAAATATTCGATGGACTGAGAATAGTATATCTTTTAATCAGTTTAAAACAAATGAAAAAGTGGTGCTTCCGTTAACCACAGATGTTGGCGAAACCCTCATAGATTATATCAAATATGCAAGACCAACCTCCAATGATGCGCATGTTTTTCTTGAAAAGCAGTTCCCTGTTATACCGATTAGTGCTAAGAGAGTGTCATTGACGGCGAGCAGGAATATTACAAAGTCAGGAGTCTTTATTGGTGAGCGAAAACATGGTTCACATGCATTACGACATACAATGGCCAGTTTCTTACTAGAGCAGAAAACGCCCTTACCCGTTATATCAGAATTGCTCGGGCATGCCAGTACACAAACCTCGATGTGCTATTTGCGCATAGATATGGAATCGTTACGCCAATGTGCGATGGAAGTGCCGGTTGTTTCTGAAGCGTTTTATACGCAAAAAGGAGGAGCATTTTATGAATAA
- a CDS encoding RDD family protein, whose protein sequence is MTGQKEVNVGTRLGSMIFDHFIMTMIAMVFFIPMMIKSFFNAFTITHEQTEMDFGGPLLYVALFGFALYFCKDIVNGRSIGKRTTQTQVVDNNTGQVASPLKCFIRNIFCVIWPVEVIVTLTNPSRRIGDRVAGTKVVPYDPINVEQPKFDIKKAILPLAISYGILLLFMLPFQALKPAFSKIGYIETSYNSKESKELEKLFADSLGQNLNASVKVYDKIQNQNLKYISVIYMLKENYLADESSSNQLRQVTDQLLYSKYPKETFTGQAKYVFKSDGNMQVSSNRIGTKISKTKKYGSTQQTVLQ, encoded by the coding sequence ATGACCGGGCAAAAAGAAGTAAACGTTGGAACAAGACTTGGCTCAATGATATTTGACCATTTCATTATGACTATGATAGCAATGGTATTCTTTATACCAATGATGATAAAAAGCTTTTTCAATGCCTTTACAATTACACACGAACAAACAGAAATGGATTTTGGCGGACCATTATTGTATGTTGCACTTTTCGGATTTGCATTGTATTTCTGCAAGGATATTGTAAATGGACGCAGCATAGGAAAAAGAACTACCCAAACGCAAGTAGTTGACAACAATACAGGGCAAGTTGCCTCACCCTTAAAATGTTTTATCAGAAACATATTTTGCGTTATTTGGCCAGTTGAAGTTATCGTAACGCTAACCAATCCAAGCAGAAGAATTGGAGACAGAGTAGCGGGAACAAAAGTTGTTCCTTATGACCCGATAAATGTTGAACAGCCAAAATTTGATATTAAGAAAGCTATACTACCTCTTGCAATTTCATACGGGATTTTGCTGCTTTTTATGCTGCCTTTTCAAGCATTAAAACCAGCATTTTCAAAAATCGGTTATATTGAAACCAGCTACAACAGTAAAGAAAGTAAGGAACTTGAAAAATTATTTGCAGACAGTTTGGGACAAAATTTAAACGCAAGCGTGAAGGTGTATGACAAAATTCAAAATCAAAATTTGAAGTACATTTCTGTCATCTATATGTTGAAGGAAAATTATTTAGCTGATGAGAGTTCATCGAATCAACTACGACAGGTGACTGACCAACTTTTATATTCAAAATACCCAAAAGAAACATTTACTGGACAAGCAAAATATGTATTTAAATCAGACGGAAATATGCAAGTAAGTAGCAACAGGATTGGTACAAAAATTAGCAAAACAAAAAAATATGGCAGCACACAACAAACAGTTTTGCAGTAG
- a CDS encoding DUF6493 family protein: MTIIDKLKDLIEKGLSNEIIVFLKGLSEGERKSLITVLKELNVYYTEFVDLTTMAKSDKQWQVGHSYGSRARGEQGTALSIASFICLDKKGFEKSYFPAGMMKQDILDQILPWYVPSWFKQLLEDINTGNSYRLDYDLIMQLETTGYFTPSPELITTHLPALIYGTNFIEQRAYTAKGEFLLRYPDTLNKHFWYIFEYPTAIHTLNRYSETPTGWKDFILKFAEEGRLDRMRILRESLLTANRNFNKVLVGWFMDLFISLKPSEEELRTLQPILMTLLDAKQTISVSLALNFLKQFKELDYNTFITHLSQIILSGTKSILITALQLSETICKEHDEVRQPVCTHLCQIFLNKEKAIQLKAAKIITTYGFPASETLQHQLQLFSDTMLTDVRPLLLTNPVTVILADEELPDKIPLIGEHNLIQPVNTVEELIYFASQAFENNEPHHAELLPAVLINLQDQITEDVLIQLMPALKRAEKLHARPTNNMGQLDYQLTNFFLRYFKRPGYVGPRKIEEAIVNPYILLWQYALEKLEAKDTVPLLSTPTHTPGWIDPVVLVNRLSQYKDKKPDDLDLQIAICRCALEDTTAAIALTKQILTGEYRDLLLFLLDKSAVSVKDGNAWTQAANRKGIDLPTGKIPPVYLHGNFNWSTESEPYLAYGTYNRETNDYNRVPSFRTSILIKFPAVEPLHETAPLLQEYLVNRAMYFRLSAADLPKMLSLTPANPSLVLANIIKSYMPLSATYEVNETTAITAAIIYLKDFLLPYTATAKLFIATCMLHPDKTIRALAAECWITGVSYKRLNSDEIGRIIGIHQSVEWAPLKRFTDLINEHMMQVSKQHNEALEILLSACIELLPDMPVKNLKTLLEIYTEVLAVNGHSVTHPIVKERLKVWESSAVLKKLVSKMNT, translated from the coding sequence ATGACGATAATAGATAAGCTAAAGGATCTCATTGAAAAGGGATTAAGTAATGAAATCATCGTTTTTTTGAAAGGATTGAGTGAGGGTGAGCGGAAAAGTCTGATAACTGTTTTGAAAGAGTTAAATGTTTATTACACAGAATTCGTGGATCTTACCACAATGGCTAAATCTGATAAACAGTGGCAGGTAGGTCATTCATATGGATCTCGCGCCCGTGGTGAACAGGGAACTGCACTATCAATTGCATCTTTTATTTGTCTGGATAAAAAGGGGTTTGAAAAAAGTTATTTTCCTGCTGGCATGATGAAACAGGATATCCTCGATCAGATACTACCCTGGTATGTACCTTCCTGGTTTAAACAGCTACTTGAAGATATTAATACAGGAAACAGTTACAGGCTTGATTATGACCTTATCATGCAACTGGAAACAACAGGATATTTCACCCCTTCTCCGGAATTAATTACGACTCATTTACCTGCTCTCATCTACGGGACAAATTTTATTGAACAAAGAGCATACACCGCAAAAGGAGAATTTCTGCTGAGATATCCAGATACACTTAATAAGCATTTCTGGTATATTTTCGAATATCCTACAGCCATCCATACCCTTAACCGTTATAGTGAAACACCTACCGGTTGGAAAGATTTCATACTAAAATTTGCAGAAGAAGGCCGGCTGGACAGAATGCGTATTTTACGGGAAAGTCTGTTGACGGCTAACCGTAATTTTAATAAAGTATTAGTTGGCTGGTTTATGGATCTGTTCATCTCACTAAAGCCCTCCGAAGAAGAACTACGGACATTACAACCTATCCTGATGACGCTATTGGATGCAAAGCAGACTATCTCAGTGAGCCTGGCATTGAACTTTCTTAAACAGTTTAAAGAACTTGACTATAATACATTCATCACACACCTTTCGCAGATAATTTTATCAGGTACGAAATCGATCCTGATTACTGCACTACAGCTATCAGAAACTATTTGTAAGGAGCACGATGAAGTTAGGCAACCTGTTTGTACCCATCTTTGTCAGATCTTTTTAAATAAAGAAAAGGCTATTCAGTTGAAAGCAGCTAAAATTATTACTACTTATGGCTTTCCTGCTTCTGAGACTTTGCAGCACCAATTACAGTTGTTCTCAGATACTATGCTAACAGACGTTCGCCCATTGTTGTTGACAAATCCTGTAACTGTTATATTAGCTGATGAAGAACTACCAGATAAAATACCATTAATCGGAGAACATAATCTTATTCAACCTGTCAATACTGTAGAAGAGCTGATATATTTTGCCAGTCAGGCTTTTGAAAATAACGAGCCGCATCATGCAGAATTATTACCTGCAGTTTTAATCAATTTACAGGATCAAATTACTGAGGATGTTTTAATACAGTTGATGCCTGCGCTTAAAAGGGCTGAAAAATTGCATGCACGCCCAACAAATAATATGGGTCAGTTGGATTATCAGCTTACAAATTTCTTTCTGCGCTATTTTAAGCGGCCGGGCTATGTTGGGCCCAGAAAAATTGAAGAAGCGATTGTTAATCCTTATATTTTACTATGGCAATACGCGCTGGAAAAATTGGAAGCTAAAGATACAGTGCCTTTATTATCTACTCCTACGCATACTCCTGGCTGGATAGACCCTGTAGTATTGGTAAACCGTTTATCACAGTATAAAGATAAAAAACCGGATGATCTGGATTTGCAGATAGCTATTTGTCGTTGTGCTTTAGAAGATACAACAGCAGCCATTGCTTTAACGAAGCAAATATTGACCGGAGAATACAGGGATCTGTTACTATTTCTGTTGGATAAATCAGCTGTCTCTGTCAAAGATGGAAACGCATGGACACAGGCGGCCAATAGAAAAGGAATTGATTTACCAACTGGTAAAATACCACCTGTCTATTTGCATGGTAATTTCAATTGGAGTACAGAGTCGGAGCCTTATCTCGCTTATGGAACATATAATAGAGAAACCAATGATTATAACAGAGTACCATCATTTCGTACATCCATCTTAATTAAATTTCCTGCCGTGGAGCCGTTGCACGAAACAGCGCCATTACTACAGGAATACCTGGTAAACCGGGCAATGTATTTTCGCCTATCAGCAGCAGATTTACCCAAAATGCTATCGTTGACACCTGCTAATCCTTCTCTGGTACTGGCAAATATCATAAAATCTTATATGCCTTTATCTGCTACTTATGAGGTGAATGAAACGACTGCAATTACTGCGGCAATTATCTACCTGAAAGACTTTCTATTACCTTATACAGCTACAGCAAAATTATTCATTGCCACCTGCATGTTACATCCGGATAAAACGATTCGTGCATTAGCAGCAGAATGCTGGATAACAGGTGTCAGTTATAAAAGACTGAATAGTGATGAAATCGGACGGATTATAGGTATCCATCAAAGTGTGGAGTGGGCGCCACTAAAACGCTTTACAGACCTGATTAACGAACATATGATGCAGGTTAGTAAACAGCATAACGAGGCGCTGGAAATACTATTATCTGCCTGTATTGAGTTATTACCGGACATGCCCGTAAAAAACCTGAAAACATTGTTAGAGATTTATACAGAAGTGCTGGCTGTGAATGGACATTCCGTTACTCATCCTATAGTAAAAGAGCGGCTGAAGGTATGGGAATCTTCTGCTGTGCTTAAGAAATTAGTGTCAAAAATGAATACATGA
- a CDS encoding Mu transposase domain-containing protein, with protein MYQRIYYPLSRHTFFSLDEINVEISNMLLTYNDYLFAHGGTTRRQQFIDTEKEWLQPLPQGRYHLRQYRRAKVQKTSYIFLSENRNYYSVPYRYQGLHVEVQYNQLSVEIFYNHTRIASHRRCFTSGHYTTVSEHMPSTHQVYNGWSPQFFEDKAALVGNNTLLYIQRLLAQYNYPEIAYKQCQGILALGKDYGIQRLEQACHRALEYHKAGYHTIERILKAGLDQLEELLTELPTIPEHTNIRGASEYR; from the coding sequence GTGTATCAGCGTATTTATTATCCGCTATCCCGTCATACCTTCTTTTCCCTCGACGAGATCAATGTTGAGATCAGCAATATGCTTTTAACTTATAATGATTACCTGTTTGCGCATGGAGGTACTACCCGCCGGCAACAATTTATTGACACTGAAAAGGAATGGTTGCAACCATTACCTCAGGGGCGTTATCATCTACGACAATACAGACGTGCCAAGGTGCAGAAGACAAGCTATATCTTCTTAAGTGAAAACCGTAACTACTATAGCGTACCTTATCGATATCAGGGCCTGCATGTGGAGGTGCAGTATAATCAATTATCAGTAGAGATCTTTTATAATCACACCCGCATAGCCAGTCACCGTCGCTGTTTTACTTCAGGGCACTATACCACAGTCAGCGAACATATGCCCTCCACTCATCAGGTATATAATGGCTGGAGCCCTCAGTTTTTTGAGGATAAAGCAGCTCTGGTAGGTAATAATACTCTTCTCTATATACAAAGGCTATTAGCTCAGTATAATTATCCTGAAATCGCTTATAAGCAATGCCAGGGCATACTGGCATTAGGAAAAGATTATGGCATACAACGCCTGGAACAGGCATGTCATCGTGCACTGGAATATCATAAAGCAGGCTATCATACCATCGAACGCATTTTGAAGGCTGGGCTTGACCAGTTAGAAGAACTTCTTACAGAGCTACCCACTATCCCAGAGCATACTAACATCCGTGGAGCTTCGGAGTACCGCTAA
- a CDS encoding tyrosine-type recombinase/integrase gives MKQTQFAKYLTYFMVKYLVGERGCSKNTVAAYRDAISLFIIHMRDNHYIKVDHLEFIDITQERIVGFLEWLETERKCSISTRNVRLAAIHAFVRFLIYKSPDYMEEWQRILAIKVKRAPKATVVYLGADGMKLLLAQPDTSTPKGRRDLTLLSLMYDCAGRVQEIADLVPARVNFGKPTLLRVTGKGNKTRLIPLSDQATASLKIYMQENRLLEGKATEYPLFSNGRGSKLTRMAITMILKKYSAAARKINQALIPANVSPHSLRHSKAMMLQQNGVNLICIRDFLGHESVTTTEIYARIDNRQKREAIEKTSLSPDLSEDPSWQKDKGLLNWLESLAK, from the coding sequence ATGAAACAAACTCAATTTGCCAAATACTTAACCTACTTTATGGTGAAATATCTCGTTGGAGAAAGAGGTTGCTCGAAGAATACCGTTGCTGCTTACCGGGATGCAATAAGCCTTTTTATTATCCATATGCGCGATAATCACTACATAAAAGTGGATCATCTTGAATTTATAGACATAACACAGGAGCGTATCGTTGGTTTTTTAGAATGGCTTGAGACCGAAAGGAAATGTAGTATATCCACCCGAAATGTGCGTCTGGCTGCTATCCATGCTTTTGTCCGCTTCCTGATATATAAGTCTCCGGATTATATGGAAGAATGGCAGCGGATACTTGCTATCAAAGTGAAACGAGCCCCCAAAGCAACAGTAGTTTATTTAGGTGCTGACGGCATGAAACTATTATTGGCCCAGCCGGATACATCTACTCCTAAAGGAAGGCGGGATCTGACGCTCTTGTCGCTTATGTACGATTGTGCCGGACGGGTTCAGGAAATAGCTGATCTGGTTCCCGCCAGAGTCAATTTTGGAAAACCAACTTTGTTAAGGGTAACGGGAAAAGGAAATAAAACGCGGCTAATCCCATTGTCAGATCAGGCGACAGCCTCGTTAAAGATATATATGCAGGAAAACAGGCTTTTAGAAGGGAAGGCCACTGAGTACCCCTTGTTCAGTAATGGAAGAGGAAGCAAACTAACACGAATGGCTATTACCATGATACTGAAAAAGTATAGTGCGGCTGCTAGAAAAATAAACCAAGCCTTAATACCTGCCAATGTAAGTCCACACTCCTTAAGGCACAGCAAAGCTATGATGCTGCAACAGAACGGCGTGAACTTAATATGTATACGAGACTTTTTAGGTCATGAGTCAGTGACTACGACCGAAATATATGCCAGAATCGACAACAGGCAGAAACGAGAAGCGATAGAGAAAACAAGTCTTTCTCCAGATCTTTCTGAGGATCCATCCTGGCAAAAAGACAAAGGGCTGTTGAACTGGCTGGAAAGCCTTGCCAAATAA
- a CDS encoding SWIM zinc finger family protein — protein sequence MAASDIINYQYNHSSILDQQQLLLSGYSEIQPASCFFQGFLTEPYIVSRCLITLSNIVKSSFNLSPFQMAMMRDPIATAGNEKIRFEGFSHCAGVYARVDILPGAIDGEFPANGTVNVDFNQPMINALGGVRRQGQIMLNIGAKEISMQTSVTEKVVERKVPLPLKWIKGLTTVQMFLSAAENVYTFNQLQAMQLFQSIPTGQPKTDYYLIRRGNKLVFSPAKKTNVLCVGGVHRLKLLEPLLPLANELKVFAGPNMQSTTWQLYFGNVRFSFSLSRECWRGFSGEGAALESLVADVPDAWLDAMNKYSYANQEFNPALLAVEENIGFDKVDNLTGRMAAMGLLGYDLDDRNFFYRRLPFKQSRILQLNPRMRDAEKLLEEDKVVILQSDNNRTEARIEGSGVQHTVIIDHDKARCTCTWYAKNQGQRGPCKHILAVKIKL from the coding sequence ATGGCAGCCTCAGACATTATCAACTATCAATATAATCACAGCTCAATTCTGGACCAGCAACAATTACTATTGTCTGGTTACAGCGAAATACAGCCTGCATCCTGTTTTTTTCAGGGTTTTCTTACAGAGCCATATATTGTTTCCCGCTGTCTGATCACTTTATCAAATATCGTTAAATCCAGTTTTAATCTGTCTCCTTTTCAAATGGCTATGATGCGCGATCCTATTGCTACTGCCGGCAATGAAAAGATTAGATTTGAAGGCTTTTCTCACTGTGCAGGTGTGTATGCAAGGGTTGATATATTGCCGGGGGCTATTGACGGGGAATTTCCGGCCAATGGAACGGTAAACGTGGATTTTAACCAGCCGATGATTAATGCATTGGGAGGTGTTCGCAGACAGGGGCAGATAATGCTGAATATCGGAGCTAAGGAAATCAGTATGCAGACGTCGGTAACAGAAAAAGTTGTAGAACGCAAGGTACCTTTGCCGCTGAAATGGATAAAGGGGTTAACAACTGTACAAATGTTCTTATCGGCCGCAGAAAATGTGTATACATTTAATCAATTGCAGGCCATGCAGTTGTTTCAAAGCATTCCTACCGGACAACCCAAAACAGACTATTACCTGATAAGAAGAGGCAATAAACTAGTGTTTTCCCCGGCTAAGAAGACCAATGTCTTATGTGTAGGTGGTGTACACCGGCTTAAACTGCTGGAGCCACTATTGCCTCTGGCGAATGAGCTGAAAGTCTTTGCCGGACCGAATATGCAATCAACCACCTGGCAGTTATATTTTGGAAATGTACGATTTAGCTTTTCGTTGTCGAGAGAATGCTGGCGAGGCTTCTCCGGAGAGGGCGCTGCACTGGAATCGTTAGTAGCAGACGTTCCTGATGCATGGCTGGACGCTATGAATAAATACAGTTATGCCAATCAGGAATTCAATCCTGCTTTACTGGCCGTCGAAGAAAATATTGGTTTTGATAAAGTTGACAATCTGACTGGTAGAATGGCTGCGATGGGCTTATTAGGTTACGATCTGGATGACAGGAACTTTTTTTATCGCCGGTTACCTTTTAAGCAAAGCCGGATTTTGCAATTGAATCCGCGCATGAGGGATGCTGAGAAGTTACTGGAAGAGGATAAAGTAGTCATTTTACAAAGTGACAACAACCGTACAGAGGCGCGCATAGAAGGAAGCGGGGTGCAGCATACGGTGATTATCGATCATGACAAAGCCCGTTGTACCTGTACCTGGTATGCGAAGAACCAGGGACAACGCGGACCATGTAAACATATACTGGCAGTAAAGATAAAATTATGA
- a CDS encoding tyrosine-type recombinase/integrase has translation MNNKYKNPGILAPIVQEYINMRKNLGFRSEAQKYSLFAFDAFACKEGLSSVTITKELAEKWCNRRPDEATDTWSHRNCFLRQFAIYLSNLGYDTYIPCKVFTKHDNFIPYIFSDDELGAIFKACDTLDLYDKHARSNLFVLPAFFRMLAGTGIRIGEASALLNKDVNLDQGYIVLRNCKNGKDRMVPLSESLVEVCRQYRKYRELLPHHSDCFFVKMNGCPCPPNSFFHWWTKILKAASIQRRGKTVGPRIHDLRHTFCVKSMASLAKEGKDLYYILPILSTYIGHQSIAATDRYVRMTSEMYPDLISQTDSICLYIFPHLKSQ, from the coding sequence ATGAATAATAAATATAAGAACCCTGGTATACTGGCGCCTATTGTTCAGGAGTATATCAATATGAGAAAGAACCTTGGCTTTAGATCTGAAGCTCAGAAGTATAGTTTGTTTGCTTTTGATGCTTTTGCTTGCAAAGAAGGACTTTCTTCCGTAACCATTACAAAAGAACTGGCTGAAAAATGGTGTAACAGGCGCCCTGATGAAGCTACAGATACCTGGAGCCACAGAAACTGCTTTTTACGTCAGTTTGCTATCTATTTATCTAATCTTGGATATGATACTTATATTCCCTGTAAGGTATTTACAAAACATGACAACTTCATTCCTTATATATTTTCTGATGATGAACTAGGAGCTATCTTTAAAGCCTGCGACACACTGGATCTTTATGATAAGCATGCCAGAAGCAACCTTTTTGTACTACCGGCTTTTTTTCGAATGCTGGCAGGAACTGGTATTAGAATCGGTGAAGCGTCGGCATTATTGAACAAAGACGTTAATCTTGATCAAGGGTATATCGTTCTACGCAACTGTAAAAACGGTAAAGACCGGATGGTGCCCTTATCAGAATCGCTGGTCGAAGTCTGCAGGCAGTACAGGAAATACAGAGAACTGCTTCCTCATCACAGTGATTGCTTCTTTGTTAAGATGAATGGCTGCCCTTGTCCACCAAATAGCTTCTTTCATTGGTGGACTAAGATACTAAAAGCGGCCTCTATACAACGTCGTGGAAAAACAGTTGGTCCGAGGATACATGATCTTCGACACACTTTTTGTGTTAAATCCATGGCTTCCCTGGCAAAGGAAGGAAAAGATCTGTACTATATACTTCCCATACTGTCTACCTATATTGGCCATCAGTCTATAGCAGCAACTGACAGGTATGTAAGAATGACTTCGGAAATGTACCCTGATCTAATAAGTCAGACCGATAGCATCTGCTTATATATCTTTCCTCACCTCAAAAGCCAGTAA
- a CDS encoding DDE-type integrase/transposase/recombinase: MLHKAGDKLYVDFCGDKLSYVDKTTGELIAVEVFVAVLPCSQYTFVRAVSSQKREDLISCLSSCLQWLGGVPQAIVSDNLKSAVSKAHKYAPLINKTLADFALFYSCAVDPARPYHPQDYGNKYVM; encoded by the coding sequence CTGCTACATAAGGCCGGCGATAAGCTGTATGTAGACTTTTGTGGAGATAAGCTTTCCTATGTTGATAAAACTACAGGAGAACTCATAGCAGTAGAGGTGTTCGTGGCAGTGCTGCCTTGCAGCCAATACACCTTTGTAAGAGCTGTATCTTCACAGAAAAGGGAAGATCTGATCTCTTGTTTATCTTCCTGCCTGCAGTGGCTTGGAGGAGTCCCACAAGCTATTGTATCTGATAATCTCAAAAGCGCAGTAAGTAAAGCTCATAAATATGCTCCACTGATCAATAAAACATTGGCCGATTTTGCTCTTTTTTATAGTTGCGCGGTAGACCCTGCTCGCCCATATCACCCTCAGGATTATGGAAACAAATATGTTATGTAA
- the istB gene encoding IS21-like element helper ATPase IstB — MHLIAMAGLYHQSLTDQHYAHYTADELLTLLVDAEWEHRQKNRIESLIRQAGFKQVVSPQNIDYLTNRNLDKNVIERLLNLQFLEKSENIIITGPTGCGKSFLAQCLGVKACQMLNRTHYYPSTRFLDKVKLARLDGSYSKMLRTLGKLPLLIIDDFLLTPVDQAARAALLDVIEERYEKGATIISTQIPVEQWHPLIGESTMADAILDRLVYSSHRISLTGESLRKKKKLTA; from the coding sequence ATGCATCTAATCGCAATGGCAGGTCTTTATCATCAAAGTCTTACTGACCAACATTATGCACATTATACAGCAGATGAACTACTGACACTGTTGGTGGATGCTGAATGGGAACATCGTCAGAAAAACCGTATTGAAAGCCTGATCAGGCAGGCTGGGTTTAAACAGGTCGTATCACCACAGAATATTGACTATCTGACTAATCGTAATCTCGACAAGAATGTGATAGAAAGATTACTTAATCTACAGTTCCTGGAGAAATCCGAGAACATTATTATAACCGGTCCTACAGGCTGTGGCAAAAGCTTCCTCGCACAATGCCTCGGTGTAAAAGCTTGTCAGATGCTTAACCGTACTCATTATTACCCTTCCACACGCTTCCTTGACAAAGTCAAATTAGCCAGACTGGATGGATCCTACTCCAAGATGTTACGTACACTTGGAAAGCTCCCCTTACTAATTATAGATGATTTTTTATTGACTCCAGTAGATCAGGCAGCCCGCGCAGCCTTACTTGACGTAATCGAAGAACGTTATGAGAAAGGGGCTACTATTATATCTACTCAGATACCAGTGGAACAGTGGCATCCCCTAATAGGAGAAAGTACCATGGCTGATGCAATACTAGACAGACTAGTATACTCTTCACACAGAATATCACTGACAGGGGAATCTTTGAGAAAGAAAAAGAAACTTACTGCTTAA